The following are encoded together in the Candidatus Flexicrinis proximus genome:
- a CDS encoding ParM/StbA family protein: MNKRKTGSSNGNGASVLLERSGPLTIGLDIGYGVVKAVTSDAVITFPSVAGHAREIKFRQEDLTARYPGEQIIDEDGSWFTGDLALAQIPPGEILRLRGRTSNEASMGNTFRLRLAKVALGKLFPGTRNRDVVHLRIATGLPCDHMRDAAALKATLLGQHLIQTDTADFIANVVEVMVMPQPYGTIYSRTLSSGGDINPAHTAMRTGVCDVGTYTVDVALDADGEYIDAESGSAESGVYTAQERIAAALERDCRQKMPFKLVEETLRTGVLRASGERIDYRQEVEDALAPLRSATLNLLNEKWKAGAAVDVIYLSGGGAELVFREVMSAYPQTQLVKQAQLANAQGYLNYARFVEKQS; this comes from the coding sequence ATGAACAAGCGTAAGACAGGCAGCAGTAACGGTAACGGGGCTTCAGTCCTGCTGGAGCGCAGCGGTCCACTCACCATCGGGCTGGATATCGGCTATGGCGTGGTCAAAGCCGTCACCAGCGATGCGGTCATCACTTTCCCGTCGGTCGCGGGTCACGCCCGCGAGATCAAGTTCCGCCAGGAAGACCTGACCGCCAGATATCCCGGCGAACAGATCATTGACGAGGACGGATCGTGGTTCACCGGCGATCTGGCGCTGGCGCAGATTCCGCCTGGCGAAATACTTCGGCTGCGCGGCCGTACATCCAACGAAGCCAGCATGGGCAATACCTTCCGGCTGCGACTGGCCAAGGTCGCCCTCGGCAAGCTGTTCCCCGGAACCCGTAATCGCGATGTCGTTCATCTGCGGATCGCGACCGGCCTGCCCTGCGACCACATGCGGGATGCCGCGGCATTAAAAGCCACCCTGCTCGGCCAGCACCTGATCCAGACCGACACGGCCGATTTCATCGCCAACGTAGTCGAGGTCATGGTCATGCCCCAGCCTTACGGCACCATTTACTCGCGCACCCTCAGTTCCGGCGGCGACATCAATCCAGCCCACACCGCGATGCGGACCGGCGTGTGCGACGTCGGGACGTATACGGTTGATGTGGCGCTGGATGCCGACGGCGAATACATCGACGCTGAGAGCGGCAGCGCGGAAAGCGGCGTATACACCGCCCAGGAGCGAATCGCGGCGGCGCTGGAACGGGATTGCCGCCAGAAGATGCCGTTCAAACTGGTCGAGGAAACACTGCGGACCGGCGTACTACGCGCCAGCGGCGAGCGGATCGACTACCGGCAGGAGGTCGAAGACGCGCTCGCCCCGCTGCGCAGCGCGACCCTCAACCTGCTCAACGAAAAGTGGAAAGCCGGCGCGGCGGTCGACGTGATCTACCTGTCGGGCGGCGGCGCGGAACTGGTGTTCCGCGAAGTGATGTCGGCCTATCCGCAGACACAGCTGGTGAAACAGGCGCAGCTGGCCAACGCGCAGGGCTATCTGAACTACGCACGGTTCGTGGAGAAGCAGTCATGA